In Gossypium arboreum isolate Shixiya-1 chromosome 6, ASM2569848v2, whole genome shotgun sequence, the following are encoded in one genomic region:
- the LOC108485906 gene encoding protein PHLOEM PROTEIN 2-LIKE A9-like — translation MASKSHQDADPNAIIANEGDFIFKPKAFNIVWGNDSRYWRIPRSPIPDEQEAAELIQVSWLEVTGSVKLEPLTRYEISFKLSFRRDSFGWSGAPIFLMAKVGKKGKYKWKRLKELDNLPKDPIMVPTDDSFTIEPILSNEPDKRLYFGLYEVWSGKWKGGLKVHEAIVRKLG, via the exons ATGGCTAGCAAGTCTCATCAAGATGCAGATCCCAATGCTATCATAGCAAACGAG GGAGATTTTATATTTAAACCCAAAGCATTTAACATTGTATGGGGAAATGACAGTCGTTACTGGCGCATTCCTCGCTCACCTATACCAGA TGAGCAGGAAGCAGCAGAGCTGATTCAGGTATCTTGGTTGGAAGTAACGGGTTCAGTGAAACTAGAGCCTTTAACCAGATATGAAATCAGCTTTAAACTCAGCTTCAGAAGGGATTCTTTTGGATGGAGCGGGGCACCTATTTTCTTGATGGCCAAGGTAGGGAAGAAAGGTAAGTACAAGTGGAAAAGGCTCAAGGAACTAGACAACTTGCCAAAGGACCCCATTATGGTTCCAACCGATGATTCCTTCACTATCGAACCTATTCTTTCAAACGAACCCGACAAAAGGCTTTATTTTGGTTTGTATGAAGTCTGGAGTGGGAAATGGAAGGGAGGTTTGAAAGTTCATGAAGCCATCGTCAGGAAATTAGGTTAA